The genomic segment tgTGTGGGGAAAGGACTGATATTATGGGTCTTCCAGTTCTGTAGTGTGCATCAACGTTGCAACCTTGCGCAAGAAGAGCACCAGAGAGAGCTTGAATAGAGTTTGCTCACTTTATTCACTTCACTGTCTCTTTATAtttctctctatgtatctctcaccatcaaaaacatacataggcctacactgaaatTCCCAAACAGGGTGAATGGAACATTGATGACAGACCTGTCAACAGTGTCAatgtaacaaaaacaacaaacaaaaacacaaacactttgCAAGGGGGGTTAGGAATAAGTAGGAAAAATTACTATTACAATTTGTTCAATGTTTGGTCTTCTTTGCTAGATTGACTGGACTTAGAGCAGATGCTACTAGAACTAGAATAACCATTGAATTTCGGCAACCACCAGACACAGGGTGAAGTTTGGCTGGTGTGTCGCCTTGCAACTCTACAACTGCTGCACACCTTTGACTTTAGTCATTCATAGCGTTAGCTTGCTCTGAAAAATACATGAGAAATCCACATTAAGCTATTTCACGTACCTTCAGTGACACTGCGACGCGGTAAAAACGTGCTATTACAGTATCAACTGTGTTTAATATTGCTAAAATAAATGTAAACACATTAACTTCAGGCGGGAATTCAATATCTACTTCACTCGTTTTTCCTCTTCCGGGTTTATCGAGGTTGGCATTGACAATGGTGCGCTGCTGCCACCAGCTGGATTGGAACGGAACTACAGTCGTTTAGTGAAGTACATTGTACAATGTAGGCCAAGCCTACTTGGAGAGTGATTAGAAGATACCAAGGTATATAAACAAATCGAGCAACACTCTTTGAAATTAGGTATTTTTAAACGAAGAAAAGTAACGGCAATTAACACATAACATTAATGAGTTTTCAATGAACAACAAAACAGCTTTTCAAAGCTCTTCATTTCGACAGTGAAGAAACAGAATTTCCCATCCTCTGGGTGTGTCCACTCAATCCTTAAAAACACAGAATCCCCCTTTTTGCTCCGCTCTGTAGTTCTCCTCCTTTTAACTTAACTTTTAACTTCTGATTTGCTGTAATCCACCTCCCTATCTGCGTTGGAATTTCCAGCTGCATGGCACACTTTTATCTGCCAGTTTAATTTCAACCACTACAAAGTGGCTGGTAAATTGGTCAAGTTCAAATTGCTTGAAATTGacttttttggggtcttttttactttatttatgacaggacagtgaaggtggtgccaggaagcgagtgaggagagagagagaaggggaagggccgggcccgaacccgggtcagccgcatggtaaacAAGTGCCCTACATGGCAGGGCCTTGAAATGGACTTTAAACATGTGGTAGGGGTTCTGACCACAGCTAGCTTGTTCTCCAATGGATGGTGAGAGCCAATGAGTAGCCTCTATTGTTGTGTGCAGGATTTGTTTTGAAGAACCCACAGGGACAAGGCATTAACTTTCTTACCGTCCAAAAGTACAGTTTTACCTGGTGAACTTGAAGAAATTGCATCTACCGGTACCTCAAGACTTGTAATCAGTTAGAACTAGGCACAGTTTCATCAATAAACCTAAACCAATGACTGGGCATTTCTCATGTGAGCGAGGCCAGTGCTTATTTTCTGGTGACTATGGCGCGCGCATCCAAGACTTGTAGGCTCCTGAACTTGAACTAACTGACTAGGCCTATGCATTTGCCCCTGACAGCCAGAGATAGACTACCAGAGCCgctgctaggcataagcagagtaagcagacagcttagggcctcaaccactttgcccccaaaattgggcccTCCTAAATTGATACTGACTGAAAAACGTATTGCTAttaatattatttaattatgatggtggcctcctgaccagttatgtgAAAACCTTAGCAACGGCCCgtagactactgtaggcctatatacctgAAGTACATAGGCCATTTGCCGCCTCCAAAATGTTCAGTTCATGCATAGTACATGTATAGTGTTAGCACATCAAATGTGatgcaaatccatccacccattcaAAAGTTACTGCATAAACAAAATGTCGGCCATATTTAAAGTGCCAGCACACAAAATTGCATCAGTGCAAGTGCCTGTTATAGTGTTAGCACACAGGACTTTGTGCAAAACGGTGCCCTCTTTCAAAATGTAGAGCTATGGTGTTAACAAAAAGTTGTCCATCTTAAAAGTGAGCcattgtaaaaacatgaacagtcCAAATTAGAACAAATATATGTTCAGCCTTCAGATACACAAAAAACACCTTTATTTCCTTTAACTAGCATTTAAAACTGAATATGTCTCCCACAGATGAAACTCAGATAATGCGGCATTGTTTACGTTCATGCCAATTGCTAGCAACGTTATTTTGAGAAAGACATGAATACATTATAACAGCACAAAGAACAAAATATCATATATGCCTAGTTACAAAGCCATTGCTACATTgttacatttacatacagtaattCTGTTTACATGAATCAGAGAGGCAGAGGGGCACTGGTCAGTGATGTGTAGTTCATCACATGTCAACTCAGAGATGATATTTTATAGTTTTTTTATTACAaaatggctacatttacatgacatttttatttcagaatgaataattcataattaaatagttctgtcgagtttactttaaTCTTTCCTTTatttccgaattaagaggtgtttacatgacgttttcaaagtgaaattaggctttagtcagaattaaagtcagataattacgaattaaatgtctcaggtAAACGTAGCCATATTTAGACAGGTCTTATGTTTTCGGTTCAGACAGGTCTTAAGTTTTCTTGGAACAAGGACACGGTGAGCCAGGGTTCTGACCACATCGCCAGCAGCAGTGATGCTCTTTATGCCACAGCTGTCCATCGAATCCTTTATGAAACAGCTCAGAGAAGATCAGCTGgggaaggagagagcaggagagagagagagagagaattgattaCAGTCAATTGTAATATTTTAGTCACAAAATTGTATACTTGAAATTCACTCATGTTCACAAAGCATATTTATCACAAAGGAGTTTTCTTCGCTCTTCAAAACTTAGTTGCTACCTTTACAATATCTCTAAAATAACTTAACGTTTTTTAGTCTCTAATGATAAGATACTATCACAGGTGGAACTCGCTAAGCATTTTGATTACGATGCTGTAAAGTTAGGACTTGTATAATAAAGGAATAAACCGTGTTCTCAGTCGGAGTCTTTATTTACGTGGCTTCATGGTTTCTCCTAACGTTAACCACTTCCTGTACCCCTCATAATGTGATAGCACACAAGATTTGGTCGAAATCCATTCACCTGTTTGAAGTTATACTGTAGTGCAAAACAAAATCTGTGCAAAGGCATGTAGATGAAATGCATGTAGGAGAAATGCCACTGTCAGTAAGCGGTAGTCCTATGATAATTATAAGATTATTACACAACTCTGTCCGCCAAAAGTACAGGGGCAGAGACATATTCCTACTGTTTTGTGAATACGTCTATCCAtctcacattttttgtttgtgtgatcGATAACTTCTGAATACCACATCTTGTGTGCTTTAACTCCACAATAGGTACTATGTGAATGGGTTATATTTTGTAAGCCAAGCTGCAGTGGCAATGAGTTCCACCTATTTTCATTCTTTGTTAATACAGGCCCTAACATTTGGTGTATCATATTATTagctattattatatggtgtgacgtcatcggtcgaatgctccattcatttcaacagggctccccaacgttcgcacgtctgttatttttcgataacggacgggttggtctataacagaccgctgtcaatggcaacaagacttttcactgctaaagctacttttcaacaagactctaatcagctgctgtgatagacaacacctgtcctggctacctgttgcctagcggtgttccacaacggcactgttttgttttgcgtagcaacaatcttttgacattaaaaactataatagacttaacattaaataggcctaaagaaatgtcaccgccatgtgtgaatcatttaagtgtatccatataataagcgggttaactttcggcgagtcggtcgctttgtggaatagcagcacttcagagagaacaagacccctccgctccgcgtcggggtctaaagattctctctgtcgtgctgctattccacggtagcgaccttctcaccgaacgttaacccttacttacagtatatcacgaaagtgaatacacccctcacagttttgcagatttttgagtatatcttttcataggaaagcattacagaaatgtaactttgacacaatgattattgactcacttgtttaccaccacacatgcttgacaccatctaaagcaaatttgtttatcttggtctcaagagagatgaacagaccaaggatatggatcactggaaccatgtcgtgtgatctgaagagaccaagataaacaaatttgctttagatggtgtcaagcatgtgtggtggtaaacaagtgagttttacaaaaaaggtgtatcctctcataagccaagcatggtagtgggactgacatggtttggggatgcatgagtgctgtcaacattggcaatctgaaatacacctaaagaaacatgcatgtcaacatgcactgtgactactgaagcagatcatgatattctccataggattgcattcaaatctcacaccaatctatttaagccagatgcagactcaaaatttaaaagttcaatgcaaagaaaggttgaaacgcacactgatgacatcccttgtcatcccttttcatttcgtttcatttcgagacgattcgagccaacatagccccttctctaccggattttaatctggggtgtactcacttttgtgagtacatgttcaaacattaatggctgtattttgtttttttctgagtgaacaagaaatttaagcggttaaatatgttgttaaaaggtcactaatcattgtgtcaaagttacatttctgtaatgctttcctatgaaaagatatactcaaaaatctgcaaaactgtgaggggtgtattcactttcgtgatatactgtatattattagctatatacagtacgtatacgTTTCACTTGTTAaatctagaccaggggtggggaacctctgtctcgagggccgtttgcggcccttgaggtctttttatccggcccccgatatgattttaatgttatgcagcttcacatgaaatatgacatattttgtaaaggaatattagaaattacatttgcaatacaaataagttatattcaggggttcTAGAGAacgtggggactgttttaaaggtagctgccttcaatataggcctaaaatgcagggggaaatcctggtttgtgttcataatacggccctcgaaTGACTTTCACggtcctcggatgaatttgaagtggcccctcgaatgaaaaaggttccccacccctgatctagactattattattattatcattattatcatcattattattagtactATACCTCATCGCAGCCAGGGCAACGGGGCCTGACACTCTGACCATAATGGCGTCCACATAGCAGCGTTCCATCCTTCCAGAAGTAGACCAGGTCCACCAGCATCTCCCTGCACTCGGCACACACAAAACAGGTGGGGTGCCAGACGTGCTGCTCCCCTGCCCGCTCAGCATACACTACTGGGCTGTCCTCTGGCAACGCCTCTCCGCACCCGCTGCACTGTTGGCAAGACACACAGAAACTTGTAAAGTGGAGGAgccgcgctcacactatcgcctactgATAATGATACAGATTttaaactgggtgctgaatcctacAAAAAACGCAAATGAATGGAGAAAGCCAAGGGCAGCACTCTGCAGAATTTTTTGTTCACCTACGAACATTTTGAGCGAATAAGCACAGAAAAATCTGaaaagtgctgtccttcgcttccttcagaGACCCACAGAAACACACTTTTACTGTTTGCAACCATGTGGCTGTGCAAACACAGTATCCAGTCTCAATCATTAATGGATAAATGCTAACAAGTCTAAAGCTGTTTCTGTTTGATGTGTTATgagataatataggcctaatttggtTGGTGTACACATGAGTGGGCGTGATTAAGAAAGACGTGTGAAGGGCATGTTGAGTTTGTGTGTTCATGGCCCTTAattggaacaaaaaaaaaaatttttttttaaggaaataGGTGTGTAGTTAACTTACATGTAcacttttcttttcctccttctccgcTGTGCCATTTGAAGTGGACTGTACCTCTGGCACTTGCTGTGATAAAGACACaccgttttttttctcctcttgcaTCTTTTCCTTCTCGCTCGGTGTTGCGACCGCTCCTACTCCCAAAGCCTGCTCTTTTAAGTCCTTCACAAAGGAGGCCATGGCCTGGACTTCCGACTCCGACAGAGCGTGGCAGTATGACGGGTCGTGATCGTGGAGGGGAAGCTGCCTTGTTAGCTGGCGACGGCGGTACAGCGCTCCCTCAGTGCCCGCCACTGGCCGCCTGTCCTCTGGCAGCATGTCCATATAATGCATGGCCTGAAGGATGAAAAGAAGGGAATATTCAGAAGATAATAATAAaatagttaaaaaataaaatgaaaaatggagCTGAAATAAAGAAGACAATAGCAAAAATAAAAtctcaaaatggaaaaaatccaCAAGAATCAGAAGGTTTAGAGACCAAAAAACAAGTGGCatatacgcatgaacggcgtgacgtgtttCATGTGCGTAACGCCCTTTTTTTGGGAGAAAATATTGgagggaaagccaatgcaagtcaatttgtGGTGTtgggaaaaaataaatgaaagacaaggacctgtagactagcgttgttcactctcaacatgccgaaaacgggTTGTGTTgacggctgttcaaataatatagccaaaaagccgtggctgaagcatggacttggtttatttagggtagccgatgtagcatgtaagttaatgagacattcggtttgttttcccccataaaggggcgtaacgcacatttacccgtatggccgttcatgcgtatagtCACAAGGAACAGGAGACTCAGATGTGCCCcttggtggcaacaggggtgaggaaaaactcccttttcaccTAAATTcagatttttgggggggggaaaacaGTATTGTCTGAGAAAAAGATATAGGTGGAAGGTAGCCTGCATGATACATGGACAGTCAATCGCTAACCACACCACTAGGAGAAAATCAATAGATGATTTACTGAATCTCACAAGTGATTTAAGCTTGGGGTAGCCAGGATGTGTAATCCCTTCATTTCAAAGGCTAATTTTATGATGCATGATTTCCATATGAAAGATTGATGAAAATAAACATGGATATGAAACAGAGATTGTGTTCATCTACCTGACTGCTACCTAGGACTCTTGCACTGGAAACCTTTTTGTAGCTctattattacattatttattgaTGTATTACtgttcatatactgtactgtatgcagtgtGCATTTTATTCCATTCTATTGGTGGTGCTGAAAAAACTGCTAGCCTACAATAGCAGCTATAACACAGACTGACTGATATATTGAGACATAATTTTTTGAGTACACCAGTACACCAGtaataaattcacatttcatagTATATATCACGCTAaatccatgaaaaaataaaacaatgtaaGGAGGGCTTTCTTTTTCTGCTTAATGTCCTTTGCGATCAATAAGGTATCGCTAGCCTACTACACGCTAATCATACTTTTCTAATCAAGTCTGATTTGACTGTACACTATATTGTTGACCCCACGAAAGAGCAAGCAGAAGGTGAAACCGTTTTGGTTGCCAGTCAGCAAGGCTCAAAATTCCGAtgcactacataggcctactgaagaaCAATGTCTGCAGTGGCCGGCCAATCTCCCAAACACCACAGCGCTTTAACAGCTCAGTCATCATCAGGAGATAAAAGGTGCTCCTCTGATCCTCTAAAGTAACATGGCTGTGTGCTGCCACGGGCCAGATATCTGGGACAGCCCGCCGTGGCACTTATCCTGcctgtcacactcacacatgccccTTCGAATCCCACGGGGGGTACCACAAAAAGCATCACTAACACCTTGTGCTCAGCTCTCGGCACAATAAATGACAACACAGCCCAAAATAAGACCAACAATGACTGCCCTAGGTTTCAAAAGGGAAAGGTCAGAAGCCCGAGTGGCAAAGAGAGGACCATGGAAACATTCCTCTTTGAGAAAATTCTGGCACCAGGTCATCATTAACATACTTGACACGGAGATAAAAGAAACATCACAGGTCATATATTCTACTTGATTGTCAAGAGACTGGGTTTAAGCTAAGATCAGACACGGTATTTCGTGTTGCAGATCAGGTCGTGACCGATTCATCATTAGCTAGCTGGGGAGTTGGTGGGTTGTGAAGAAACCAGCAGCCAGAGTTGAGAACAAACAGAGGACATTTGGATAGGcaccaaatttgaaactgaccaatcCGGGGCGAGGAGAGTTGATTAGCTCAACTAGAGCTCCTGAAGCAAATCAGAAGCGGCAAGCactgactaccatggcctggccagagctACTAACGCTGACACTACATTTATTGGGTTTTTACAATTGTAAGCCACACCTCCCCTACAAGAAAATGAAGGAATGGTGTGGAGTTGGGAggtcgggtttgattccggcacaAGGTCGAttacccgatcctcccccatctctctcttctaacTATTTCCAGCCATCTCCTCACTGTCACTATCAAAGAAAGGCATAAGAAGCCCAATGTATTCAAAGATTCAATAAGCTTCATTGTCTAACATGTCGCCACGATAGAAAATTGTCGTAGACTtaagctgtgcctgtgtgtgtatgtgtgtgtgtgtgtgtgtgtgtgtgtgtgtgtgtgtgtgtgtgtgtgtgtgtgtgtgtgtgtgtgtgtgtgtgtgtgtgtgtgtgtatgtgtgtgcgtgcgtgcgtgcgtgcgtgcgtgcgtgcgtgcgaacgtgCAATTTGAGAAAGCAATGTTCGTTGTGTGAATTGCATTTGGGATGAAagctttcctattatttcttTTTTGGCCAATTAAAAGGCACTCTGACTCTTCAGACAGACGGAAGCAGCTGAAAACAAGGGTGGAGTGGGTGGGAGTGACCCAGGAGGATGGAGATGGTCTTCCTCTCTAGAGCCTGAATGTACAGGTCCTTGATATTTCTCTGTGGGATGTCAATGATCTTGCTTTTCTGCTTGCAATAATCTCAGTCTTTATATGTACTTGATAGGAAGCTGTTGAGATGTTATATTGAATGTAATGATACCATTCCACTAGAGACTGATGATAGGTCATTGACAGACAGTGTCATTAATGACATCAAAAGCTTTCGGTTTCCTCAGGAGACATTCACTGAGTGCAGTGTGCTGAGTTccaatctggcctgggtcatttcccaaacctgtctctctctctcccactcacttcctgtcatctcttctacTGAAAGCTTTCGATGTCAGTAATGACACTGTCAATGACCTATCATCAGTCTCTAGTGGAATGTTATCATTACCATCAACATAACGTCATGGTACAGCTTCCTATCAAGTTCATGGTATTAGAGAGAAAACGTCATTTaaatgtccttgtatgacctgtgcatatgaagaaactgacaataaaagctggcttgacttgacttgacttgatctcttcactgtcaccatcaaacaaaaaccccaaaaaacatgtGAAATCCaggcaataaagctgacttgaccagAAAGTAACTTACGTACGCTCTCTGTACAGACTCAATGAATTTGCATCGAATTCTATATCACCACTAGTCAAATGTCATACCACTTTACTtttaactagggatgcaaattatcgattaattcattaatcattagttgatagccttatcgatcgacttacgattaattgataagcagcgttttcctcCCAAAatttcaatgtttctcgaaaaaaatctaaatctaaacattttaattaaaaattgagataatataccacatttaaattaattctatttcaattccttaatccaaaggtgatttaaatattcccactattcacacccctcttcacacacactcttcacatgcccatttcacctcaGTCTCTTGTCAaatgaattgtcgattaattgcaattaatgttttttaatcgattaacgcattgatcgattaaagtcgattaatcgattaatcgtttgcatccctacttttaACATATTGTGATCAAACTAGTTATACAGACATGGATCTGGTCTGAGTCATAtcgaatttctctctctctctctctctctctctctctctctctctctctctctctctctctctctctctctctccaacttgtACAGTCCTGTCCCAGTTCAGGCTAAATTGCCCAAAGCAAATAAAATAAGTTAACAAATAAATAGATTAACAGACAAGGTTACACGCTTCAATTATTGTTTCTTCTCTAATGGACCATTCTGCTGGCTTTAGTCACACCTCCTCTGCTCCAACTGATGATGGGGATATAAAGGGATGTCATGGGGGGTCTTACCAGTTCCTTTGTCAGGCCAGCAGGTGCCCAGTCGTACGTGACCGTGTTAAAGGTCGGGTCTTTGCGCGATACCACGGGGTTGGTGACAATCATTCGGTTTCTCTTGTAGACGCGGCAAACGGCACCTCCCGGTCCGCCCTTCaccttaattataataataactgtatttgtatactaTAGCACAATTTCATACAGTAACTTACATGCAGCTCCATGTGCCTAATACTGTAGATAGATTAACAACgattgtaaaaataataataataataatgaaattaagaagaaattaaaaaaatagatattttaagtaaatgaatgaataagtaaaataaaaataaaattgaagAATAAAAATAGAATTGAGATCCTTCACCTTGGCTGTGAGGTGGCTGTAGCGGGAGTCTGCCAGGAGCTGTCCCATCTTCCTATCATCTTCCAGGTCAGAGGTCAGCTCATGCTCCTCTTGACTGcagtgacatacagtacaggcttTCCTAaggagccaaacacacacacacacacacacacacacacacacacacacacacacacacacacacacacacacacacacacacacacacacacacacacacacacacacacaccaatcatcgTTGAGTTGCACGTCATTAAAATAGTTGTATTGACCAAAGTTGCGTTAAGTTGAGTTGAGTTGCACATCATTCCAATAGTTGTATTGACCAAAGTTGTATTAAGTAGAGCAATAAGTACTCATATACAACAAAtgaaattacaacactagtagtatgatatatcaactttgtaatatcatactatacATTTTGTAATGACATCtgaaagagtacttctactttattacAACTCTGGTATTGACAACATGGTGTTTTGAAAAGAATGAAGTGCTGAATGATTTACAACCCAATTACTTCAAAGTTGTAAAAGGTGAAGTGGCTTCTAGCACTCAACACTGATAAGCCCGGGGAATATTTATAGCATATCATACTGCAGCATAGCTATGTGATGCATGATTCAACGCTCCCTTAGTTAGCACCCTTGTGCCTTGGAAGCCATTCAA from the Engraulis encrasicolus isolate BLACKSEA-1 chromosome 14, IST_EnEncr_1.0, whole genome shotgun sequence genome contains:
- the lmcd1 gene encoding LIM and cysteine-rich domains protein 1 isoform X1 — translated: MSSGIAKVSMEPPNAGGAMTCMTCEGLCTGFQPHSWRKACTVCHCSQEEHELTSDLEDDRKMGQLLADSRYSHLTAKVKGGPGGAVCRVYKRNRMIVTNPVVSRKDPTFNTVTYDWAPAGLTKELAMHYMDMLPEDRRPVAGTEGALYRRRQLTRQLPLHDHDPSYCHALSESEVQAMASFVKDLKEQALGVGAVATPSEKEKMQEEKKNGVSLSQQVPEVQSTSNGTAEKEEKKSVHCSGCGEALPEDSPVVYAERAGEQHVWHPTCFVCAECREMLVDLVYFWKDGTLLCGRHYGQSVRPRCPGCDELIFSELFHKGFDGQLWHKEHHCCWRCGQNPGSPCPCSKKT
- the lmcd1 gene encoding LIM and cysteine-rich domains protein 1 isoform X2, translated to MEPPNAGGAMTCMTCEGLCTGFQPHSWRKACTVCHCSQEEHELTSDLEDDRKMGQLLADSRYSHLTAKVKGGPGGAVCRVYKRNRMIVTNPVVSRKDPTFNTVTYDWAPAGLTKELAMHYMDMLPEDRRPVAGTEGALYRRRQLTRQLPLHDHDPSYCHALSESEVQAMASFVKDLKEQALGVGAVATPSEKEKMQEEKKNGVSLSQQVPEVQSTSNGTAEKEEKKSVHCSGCGEALPEDSPVVYAERAGEQHVWHPTCFVCAECREMLVDLVYFWKDGTLLCGRHYGQSVRPRCPGCDELIFSELFHKGFDGQLWHKEHHCCWRCGQNPGSPCPCSKKT